Proteins co-encoded in one Polynucleobacter sp. MWH-UH19D genomic window:
- a CDS encoding ATP-binding protein — protein MNEKLERLLEHLETFLPKPLTEEQWQSSAAFRWRRRDSIFGSIGFLQPVKHVADITFEDLQNIDRQRDAIRDNTKNFIQKKPANNILLTGARGTGKSSLIKASLHEFASQGLRLVEVEKEHLADLADITELLADRPERFIIFCDDLSFEDGESGYKAMKSALDGSVSAQVDNILIYATSNRRHLLPEYMKDNEGYVHSDDGEIHPGEVVEEKISLSERFGLWLSFYPPKQDEYLAIVAHWLAHFGLSASQIEAARSEALVWALERGSRSGRVAWQFAKHWAGSHA, from the coding sequence ATGAATGAAAAACTAGAGCGTCTTTTAGAGCACCTTGAGACTTTTTTGCCGAAGCCGCTAACTGAAGAGCAGTGGCAATCATCTGCTGCGTTTAGATGGCGTCGTCGCGATAGTATCTTTGGCAGCATTGGCTTTCTACAACCGGTCAAACATGTTGCAGATATTACGTTTGAAGATCTACAGAACATTGATCGTCAACGTGATGCGATCCGAGACAACACAAAAAATTTCATACAAAAAAAGCCAGCAAATAATATTTTGCTAACCGGTGCAAGGGGTACCGGAAAGTCTTCTCTCATTAAAGCCAGTCTGCATGAGTTTGCTAGTCAAGGCTTACGTTTAGTAGAGGTAGAGAAAGAGCATTTAGCGGATCTCGCCGATATCACCGAGCTTCTCGCGGATCGCCCTGAGCGTTTCATCATTTTTTGTGATGATCTGTCATTTGAGGATGGGGAGTCAGGTTACAAAGCTATGAAATCCGCTTTGGATGGTTCCGTGTCAGCGCAAGTAGACAATATCCTGATCTACGCTACTTCAAATCGTCGCCATTTGCTGCCAGAGTATATGAAGGATAACGAAGGGTATGTTCATAGTGACGATGGCGAAATTCATCCGGGTGAAGTGGTTGAAGAAAAAATTTCTCTGTCAGAACGATTTGGTTTATGGCTTTCTTTTTATCCACCAAAGCAAGATGAATACCTTGCAATTGTCGCGCATTGGTTGGCACACTTTGGTTTGAGCGCTTCACAAATCGAGGCAGCTCGATCAGAAGCTCTAGTCTGGGCCTTAGAGCGTGGCTCACGTTCTGGTCGTGTGGCTTGGCAGTTCGCAAAACATTGGGCCGGCTCCCACGCATAA
- the argJ gene encoding bifunctional glutamate N-acetyltransferase/amino-acid acetyltransferase ArgJ, which produces MTVNLPLPQKADLKPVKGFAMGIAEAGIKKANRKDLLVMTLAPGSQVAGVFTLNRFCAAPVQVCRKHLAEDGAKGEIRALVVNTGNANAGTGEQGMKHALETCQALAKELKLNPEQILPFSTGVILESLPIQKIISALPRAVANLGEDHWFDAAEAIMTTDTQPKASSLTIQTPAGPVVLTGICKGAGMIHPNMATMLGFIATDAGFAPGLLTELTREVADLSFNAITIDGDTSTNDSFIIMATGQSSVKIQSASDPSYALVRDALISLARKLAQMIVRDGEGATKFMTIEVLGGKTPEECRLVAKAVAHSPLVKTAFFASDPNLGRILAAIGYAGIQDLDVNRVQMWLGDVWVAKNGGRNPEYQEADGQRVMQAPEITVKINLGRGDASQTIWTCDLSHDYVSINADYRS; this is translated from the coding sequence ATGACTGTTAATTTACCTCTCCCTCAAAAAGCTGATTTGAAGCCTGTAAAAGGCTTTGCCATGGGTATCGCAGAAGCTGGCATTAAGAAGGCTAATCGTAAAGATTTGCTTGTGATGACACTTGCACCGGGATCTCAAGTGGCTGGCGTGTTTACCTTAAATCGATTCTGCGCCGCCCCTGTTCAAGTTTGTCGTAAGCATTTAGCCGAGGATGGTGCCAAAGGTGAGATACGGGCGTTGGTGGTCAATACGGGTAATGCCAATGCAGGTACTGGAGAGCAGGGCATGAAACATGCACTGGAAACTTGCCAAGCTCTAGCCAAAGAATTAAAGCTTAACCCCGAGCAGATTTTGCCATTTTCAACAGGCGTGATCTTAGAGTCATTACCTATTCAGAAAATTATTAGTGCGCTACCTAGAGCGGTTGCTAATCTTGGTGAGGATCATTGGTTTGATGCTGCTGAAGCCATCATGACTACGGATACGCAGCCAAAAGCAAGTTCTTTAACCATTCAAACTCCAGCTGGGCCAGTAGTGCTAACGGGTATCTGTAAAGGCGCCGGCATGATTCATCCCAATATGGCAACCATGCTTGGCTTTATTGCAACGGATGCAGGTTTTGCTCCGGGATTGTTGACGGAGCTCACACGCGAAGTAGCAGATCTTTCATTTAATGCCATCACGATTGATGGCGATACATCTACGAATGATTCCTTCATCATCATGGCGACAGGCCAGTCATCGGTCAAGATTCAGTCGGCAAGCGATCCAAGTTATGCGCTCGTTCGTGATGCCTTGATTAGTCTTGCTAGAAAATTAGCTCAAATGATTGTGCGAGATGGTGAAGGCGCAACAAAATTTATGACGATCGAAGTGCTCGGTGGTAAAACTCCAGAAGAGTGTCGATTAGTTGCTAAGGCAGTTGCACATTCACCTTTGGTAAAAACTGCATTCTTTGCAAGCGATCCAAACTTAGGTCGAATATTGGCTGCGATTGGTTATGCTGGCATTCAGGACCTAGATGTCAATCGTGTCCAGATGTGGCTTGGTGATGTTTGGGTTGCTAAGAATGGTGGACGAAACCCTGAGTATCAAGAGGCTGATGGTCAGCGAGTAATGCAGGCTCCTGAAATTACAGTGAAGATTAATTTGGGTCGTGGCGATGCATCCCAAACGATTTGGACATGTGATTTATCGCATGACTATGTGTCCATTAACGCTGACTATCGCTCCTAA
- a CDS encoding NUDIX domain-containing protein gives MKPVDRPITEVAAGILIDESGRYLLGQRPEGKPYAGYWEVPGGKIEKGESVFQALKRELHEELGIDIQSSEELTVLEHDYPHAYVRLHVSIIRRWSGTPKGCEGQALSWETLGAEKPSVEPLLPAAWPMLERLRELLN, from the coding sequence TTGAAGCCAGTAGATCGTCCTATCACTGAAGTGGCTGCAGGCATCTTAATTGATGAGTCTGGTCGTTATCTTCTAGGTCAGCGACCTGAGGGAAAGCCTTATGCGGGTTACTGGGAAGTGCCAGGAGGGAAAATCGAAAAAGGAGAGTCTGTTTTTCAGGCCTTAAAGCGAGAGCTTCATGAAGAGCTAGGAATTGACATTCAATCTAGCGAAGAGTTGACAGTTCTTGAGCATGATTACCCTCATGCATATGTACGTTTGCATGTCAGCATTATTCGAAGATGGAGTGGCACCCCTAAGGGCTGCGAAGGGCAGGCTTTATCTTGGGAGACTTTAGGTGCTGAGAAGCCCTCAGTTGAGCCTTTACTGCCAGCCGCTTGGCCAATGCTAGAAAGACTGAGAGAGTTGTTGAATTAA
- the zapD gene encoding cell division protein ZapD, with the protein MIVYEYPFNELVRSMLRLEYLFARFNHFTRSDDPELHHNAIAILFDLGDIGARGDIKSLLLKEFERQKFALSGLKSSQKVDQQALAQTLGEIDMVASKINQSAGRPNSMISESEWLNGIRTRLNIPGGTSPIDLPSYHAWKNSPSTERRKLLESYIAPLLPWQDACQLFLRLLRQSGEAKDVVAHNGSFQQAPSGKVYQLMRIAVEDDALFSEISANKYLLSIRFMQADRDKKPQPANKDVPFKLTLCQF; encoded by the coding sequence GTGATTGTCTACGAATACCCCTTCAATGAATTAGTTCGAAGCATGCTTCGACTGGAGTATTTGTTCGCCCGCTTTAATCATTTCACACGGTCAGATGATCCTGAGTTACATCACAATGCCATTGCCATTTTGTTTGATCTTGGTGATATTGGCGCGCGTGGCGATATCAAATCCTTGCTCTTAAAAGAATTTGAGCGACAAAAATTTGCATTAAGCGGATTAAAGTCTTCGCAAAAGGTTGATCAGCAAGCTCTTGCGCAAACTCTAGGCGAGATTGACATGGTTGCCTCCAAGATTAATCAATCAGCTGGCAGACCAAATTCCATGATTTCTGAAAGCGAATGGCTCAATGGTATTCGCACTCGTCTGAATATTCCTGGCGGAACAAGTCCGATTGATTTGCCTAGTTATCACGCCTGGAAAAATAGTCCATCAACTGAGCGACGTAAACTTTTAGAAAGTTACATTGCTCCTTTGCTACCTTGGCAGGATGCCTGTCAATTATTTTTACGCCTACTCCGTCAGTCGGGCGAAGCAAAAGATGTGGTGGCGCATAACGGCTCTTTTCAACAAGCACCTTCTGGAAAAGTCTATCAACTCATGCGCATCGCTGTTGAAGATGATGCACTCTTTTCAGAAATCAGCGCCAATAAATATCTACTCTCAATTCGCTTCATGCAAGCCGATCGAGATAAAAAACCACAGCCTGCTAATAAAGATGTTCCTTTTAAGCTGACACTCTGTCAGTTTTAA